A stretch of the Aegilops tauschii subsp. strangulata cultivar AL8/78 chromosome 4, Aet v6.0, whole genome shotgun sequence genome encodes the following:
- the LOC109786464 gene encoding uncharacterized protein, translated as MAQPQGKLMDTIRRPVAAASSLHHSAAKHLVTLAQRNGVNRRCLLTLLVSAAAIPEAGESRKALLQDYVKRSKENKEKNDKERRDAVYKRNYKDYFGFMEGPVREKPAEELTESEKGILAWLDKNK; from the exons ATGGCTCAGCCTCAAGGTAAACTGATGGACACGATCAGAAGGCCGGTTGCAGCAGCTTCATCTCTTCATCATTCAGCGGCTAAGCATCTGGTCACCTTGGCCCAGAGGAATGGAGTTAACAGGAGGTGCCTCCTCACTCTGCTGGTATCCGCCGCAGCCATACCTGAGGCCGGTGAATCAAGAAAGGCCCTATTGCAAG ATTATGTGAAGAGATCAaaggaaaacaaagaaaagaatgACAAGGAG AGGCGGGACGCCGTTTACAAAAGGAATTACAAGGATTATTTCGGTTTCATGGAAGGCCCGGTCAGAGAGAAGCCGGCGGAAGAGCTCACGGAGTCGGAGAAAGGAATTCTTGCGTGGCTTGACAAGAACAAGTAG
- the LOC109786463 gene encoding glycosyltransferase BC10, whose protein sequence is MQARVASMEDMKEARLAGPGQGGGRVFPTGMLKVFLGFLLLGVGLSAAGMYMARHTLAAAAPAIFRPCLGASAGAGEEQPLDGLERWTRPPSRARHAMTDEELLWRASFAPRVRPYPFPRVPKVAFMFLTRGPLPLAPLWERFFRGHEGRYSVYVHALPSYRANFTKDSVFYHRQIPSKVAEWGQMTMCDAERRLLANALLDISNEWFVLVSESCIPIFDFNTTYDYFQNSSQSFVMVFDDPGPYGRGRYNYNMTPEVELEQWRKGSQWFEVDRDLAIEIIRDTRYYPKFKEFCRPHCYVDEHYFPTMLTIEAPQSLANRSVTWVDWSRGGAHPATFGRGDITEEFLRRVQTGRTCLYNNQNSTTCFLFARKFAPSALQPLLVLAPTVLGYG, encoded by the exons ATGCAGGCGCGGGTGGCGTCCATGGAGGACATGAAGGAGGCGAGGCTGGCGGGGCCGGGGCAGGGCGGCGGCAGGGTGTTCCCCACCGGGATGCTCAAGGTCTTCCTCGGCTTCCTCCTGCTCGGCGTCGGCCTCTCCGCGGCCGGCATGTACATGGCGCGCCACACGCTGGCGGCCGCCGCGCCGGCCATCTTCCGCCCCTGCCTCGGGGCCTCCGCCGGCGCGGGGGAGGAGCAGCCGCTCGACGGGCTCGAGCGCTGGACCCGCCCCCCGTCCCGCGCGCGCCACGCGATGACGGACGAGGAGCTGCTCTGGCGCGCCTCCTTCGCGCCGCGGGTGCGCCCCTACCCGTTCCCCCGTGTGCCCAAGGTCGCCTTCATGTTCCTCACGCGCGGCCCGCTGCCGCTCGCGCCGCTCTGGGAGCGCTTCTTCCGCGGCCACGAGGGCCGCTACTCCGTCTACGTGCACGCCCTGCCCTCCTACCGCGCCAACTTCACCAAAGACTCCGTCTTCTACCACCGGCAAATCCCCAGTAAG GTTGCCGAATGGGGTCAGATGACCATGTGTGATGCTGAGAGACGCCTGCTGGCAAATGCTTTGCTGGATATATCTAATGAGTGGTTTGTGCTTGTGTCCGAGTCATGCATTCCCATATTTGATTTCAACACCACATACGACTACTTTCAGAATTCAAGCCAAAGCTTTGTCATGGTGTTTGATGATCCTGGACCATATGGACGGGGCCGATATAATTATAACATGACCCCTGAGGTTGAGCTCGAACAATGGCGCAAAGGCTCGCAATGGTTTGAAGTAGACAGAGATCTTGCCATCGAGATCATCAGAGACACACGCTATTACCCGAAATTCAAGGAGTTCTGCAGGCCTCATTGTTATGTCGATGAACATTATTTCCCTACAATGCTCACGATTGAAGCTCCGCAAAGCCTTGCTAACAGAAGTGTCACCTGGGTAGATTGGTCGAGAGGCGGTGCACATCCAGCCACGTTTGGTAGGGGAGATATCACTGAGGAATTCCTGAGAAGAGTTCAAACGGGACGGACTTGTCTATACAATAATCAAAATTCGACAACATGCTTCCTGTTTGCTCGGAAGTTCGCACCAAGTGCGCTGCAGCCATTGTTAGTGCTAGCGCCCACTGTGCTGGGTTATGGTTGA
- the LOC120961789 gene encoding uncharacterized protein, whose product MAQPPGKLMDTIRRPVAAASTLHHSAAKHLVTLAQRNGVNRRCLLTLLASAAAIPEASESRKALLQDYVKRSKENKEKNDKERLDDFYKRNYKDYFGFMEGSVREKPVEELTESEKGILAWLDKNK is encoded by the exons ATGGCTCAGCCTCCAGGTAAACTGATGGACACAATCAGAAGGCCGGTCGCAGCAGCTTCAACCCTTCATCATTCAGCGGCGAAGCATCTGGTCACCTTGGCTCAGAGGAACGGAGTTAACAGGAGGTGCCTCCTCACTCTGCTGGCATCCGCCGCAGCCATACCCGAGGCTAGCGAATCAAGAAAGGCGCTATTGCAAG ATTATGTGAAGAGGTCAaaggaaaacaaagaaaagaatgACAAGGAG AGGCTGGACGACTTTTACAAGAGGAATTACAAGGATTATTTTGGTTTCATGGAAGGCTCGGTTAGAGAGAAGCCAGTGGAGGAGCTCACGGAGTCGGAGAAAGGAATTCTCGCATGGCTCGACAAGAACAAGTAG